From the Bacteroidales bacterium genome, the window TAGTTATTATCACTCCCACAGCAGAAGAGGTGACAATATATAATATGTCAGGAATGGTAGTGGATAGTAGAGTAGTTGAAGGTAGGGTAGAGGTTGAGAAGCAATCAGGACTATATATAGTAAAGGTTGGAACATCGGTATATAAAGTGAGATTGTAAATGCTATTTATTTAGATTGTTGTTCATACTTTTCACATTCATTGTGTTGTATATTTAAATTTAATTATATATTTGCAATATCAGTCTTAGGAGCGTTGCTGAGTACGAAAGTATCTGCCGCTCCTTTTTTTATTCTTTGATACAAAGGTTATAACTTTAGCTCCCTTTGAATTATTTAAAACGCAAACAATGAGTTTTACGATAAACTTTGATGTTTTTCCTTTCATTTATACAATATATTAATTATGACCTAAAGGTGTAAAAAAATAGGTTTTGCAAAATAAATGCAAAACCTATTTTTTAATTCTCAAATTATTAAATATTAATTTTGAGCATCAGTAGGAATTTCAGGATTAGCAACAGCCTCTGTTTCTCCGTTGTTAATTAATTCGGGAATAACAGTCTCCTCGATATTTTTTTGAACTACTGAAGATTTTTCGCTACTTGTAGTAACAAATGCAGCAGAAGCAATACTCAAAACAACAATAGTTGCAGCTAAAGTCCAAGTTGCTTTCTCCAAAAAGTCAGTAGTTTTTCTAACGCCCATAATTTGGTTTGAAGAAGCAAATCCCGAAGCTAAGCCTCCGCCTTTTGAATTTTGTACTAATACAATCAAAATCATTAATACTGCTGCAAGCACAATAAG encodes:
- the secG gene encoding preprotein translocase subunit SecG, producing MATFITILIVLAAVLMILIVLVQNSKGGGLASGFASSNQIMGVRKTTDFLEKATWTLAATIVVLSIASAAFVTTSSEKSSVVQKNIEETVIPELINNGETEAVANPEIPTDAQN